The sequence CATCTCGGTGGTCGGGAGTGGCCTTGCCTCTGGCGCCGGAGCCCGCGTACGTGTTGGGCAGCGCAGTTCGCAATCACCTGGTCGGAACGCGGAGAGCGGAGCCGCGCTGGGGCGGGAAGGAGAAGTGGTGAACGATCCGAGAGGCGATGACGCCGGGCACCGACGCAGTGCGAGGAACTCTGATTCATCTGTGACACCGACGGACGCACCCTCAACTGCCTTGTCGGTGGCTGCAACGTCCACAACGATCCGAGGAGCTCAGACATGACGCGATCGCTCGTGAACGGCTTGAGCGAGGCCGGTCATCCCGAGACATCTTCGGATGACGCCACCGATCTGGAGCTGGCAGAGGCCGAGGTCGCCGCCGCCGAGGCAGAAGCCGCCGCCGCGAGGGCTCGTGCGGATGCTGCACTGGCACGCGCACGCGTCGCTCGTCTGCAACGTAGCGACACCACCCAAACGACCGGCGGTTCGCGGACCACCGAACCCGTCGACGCCGAGCCCGAGGCCACACCCGGCGAGGCCGTCGCCACCGACCCGACCATGCCCGCCGTCACGACATCGGACACCGATACGGGCACCCCCGACAAGGATGCGGTCGAGGTGGGCGCGAAGGGTCCCGGCCGACTCCGTCGGTTTGCGACCGGCATTCGCCGCCGGCTGCCCTCACCTCGTCGTCCGACAAAGCGCGGTGTCGCGGTCTCGGTGATGTCCGTGATCACCGTGGCGGCGCTCGCGGTTACCGCGTTCATCGGCTGGCACCATCACCAATCCGTTCAAGAGCACACCCGCGCAGCCGATTTCACCGCCGCTGCCGACCGAGGCGTCTTGGCGATCACCTCGCTCGACTACCAGAACGCGAAACGCGACGTGCAGCGCATCCTCGACCAGTCCACCGGAGCCTTCTACAACGACTTCAAAGGCCGTTCAGATGATTTCGCGTCCGTGATCGAACAGTCGAAGGTGACGACGAAGGGCAAGATCACCGGCTCGGCCGTCGAATCGGTGAACGGTGACAACGGCATCATCCTGGTCTCCGCGAGTTCGGAGGTCACCAACGCCGCCGGCGCAAAGCAAGAACCGCGGACCTGGCGTCTACGGGTGACCATGACCGACGTCGATGGCACGATGAAGATCTCGAAGGTGGATTTCGTACCGTGAGCAAAACCAAAGCTTCGCAGACCGATACCGACTCCCCCGACACCGACGGCACAGTCACCCCGACCGGTGACGAGGAAATCGTCGCGACGAGCACCGATGCCGTCGGAGCGTCCGATGCGGGGGGACGCCTGGCGACGTCACTCCGTCAGGACCAGAGTCGTCGACACCGAGTCGATTCGGCCGTCTACGCGCTCCTTTCACCCGCAGTCGATCGGTCCCCATCGCACTCGGGTCGTCACGATCGCATCCGTGGCCGCGGCCGGAACCGCCTACGCGACCGTCTATCGCGATGACGTTGCCACCAGCGCGGAGTCGGCCCATGACGTCGTGGCGGCCGCCGATGACGGGACCGTGGCACTGTTGTCGTACTCGCCGAAGTCGCTGGATGCCGATCTCGCGAAGGGGCAATCGCATCTCACGGGCCAATTCCTCACGTACTACAAGGAATTCACCACCAAGGTCGTCAAGCCGGCGGCCACCGAGAACAACGTGGAAACCAAGGCACAGGTGATTCGTTCGGCGGTCTCCCG is a genomic window of Gordonia sp. SID5947 containing:
- a CDS encoding twin-arginine translocation pathway signal yields the protein MAAAGTAYATVYRDDVATSAESAHDVVAAADDGTVALLSYSPKSLDADLAKGQSHLTGQFLTYYKEFTTKVVKPAATENNVETKAQVIRSAVSRLSADDAQVLSFVNQSTTSKTKPEPELTSSSVKISLQRVNGEWLISSFDPV